Proteins found in one Paraburkholderia caballeronis genomic segment:
- the gluQRS gene encoding tRNA glutamyl-Q(34) synthetase GluQRS translates to MSPPYRGRFAPSPTGPLHFGSLVSALASYLDARAHEGAWLVRIEDIDGPRTVPGAADDILATLARFGMHADEPPEWQSRRIDRYRAALDRLTADGHVYPCGCTRKEIADSQLHAHQRNTTLIYPGTCRNGLHGKPPRAWRLRVPDGDAALIRFDDRWQGPQQQDLATEVGDFVLLRADGQWAYQLAVVVDDAAAGITHVVRGADLLDSTARQIWLQRCLGAPTPAWMHVPVVTNAHGEKLSKQNGAQPLDASRPLDALVAAARHLGLELRDDGPASLDAFYADATHAWTRRLTRLSAG, encoded by the coding sequence TTGAGTCCACCTTACCGCGGCCGCTTCGCGCCGTCGCCGACCGGGCCGCTGCACTTCGGCTCGCTGGTGTCGGCGCTCGCGAGTTACCTCGATGCGCGCGCGCATGAAGGCGCATGGCTCGTGCGGATCGAGGACATCGACGGACCGCGCACGGTCCCCGGCGCGGCCGACGACATTCTCGCGACGCTCGCGCGCTTCGGCATGCACGCGGACGAGCCGCCCGAATGGCAGAGCCGCCGCATCGACCGCTATCGCGCGGCGCTGGACCGGTTGACGGCGGACGGCCACGTGTATCCGTGCGGCTGCACGCGCAAGGAAATCGCGGATTCGCAACTGCACGCGCACCAGCGCAATACCACGCTGATCTATCCGGGCACCTGCCGCAACGGGCTGCACGGCAAGCCGCCGCGCGCGTGGCGGCTGCGCGTGCCGGATGGCGACGCCGCGCTGATCCGCTTCGACGACCGCTGGCAGGGGCCGCAGCAGCAGGATCTCGCGACCGAGGTCGGCGACTTCGTGCTGCTGCGCGCGGACGGGCAATGGGCGTATCAGCTGGCGGTCGTCGTCGACGACGCCGCGGCCGGCATCACGCACGTGGTGCGCGGCGCGGATCTGCTCGACTCGACCGCGCGGCAGATCTGGCTGCAACGCTGTCTCGGCGCGCCGACGCCCGCGTGGATGCACGTGCCGGTCGTCACGAACGCACACGGAGAAAAACTCAGCAAGCAGAACGGCGCGCAGCCGCTGGATGCGTCGCGGCCGCTCGACGCGCTGGTCGCCGCCGCGCGGCATCTCGGGCTCGAACTGCGCGACGACGGACCCGCGTCGCTGGATGCGTTTTATGCGGATGCGACGCACGCGTGGACGCGCAGGCTCACGCGGTTGTCGGCGGGCTGA
- a CDS encoding DEAD/DEAH box helicase: MSDTAVTPSTATFDQFGLAPDILKAIREQGYTTPTPIQAQAIPVVLTGRDVMGAAQTGTGKTASFSLPIIQRLLPSASTSASPARHPVRALILTPTRELADQVAANVRLYAQHTPLRSTVVFGGVDMNPQSAELRRGVEILIATPGRLLDHVQQKTANLGQVQMLVLDEADRMLDMGFLPDLQRILNLLPKERQTLLFSATFSPEIKKLASTYLRNPLTIEVARSNSTATNVTQVVYEVAEGDKTGAVVQLIRDRGLKQVIVFCNSKIGASRLARQLEKSGVVATAIHGDRTQGERMQALDAFKRGEIEALVATDVAARGLDIVELPAVINFDLPFNAEDYVHRIGRTGRAGASGDALSLCSPNEKKQLADIEKLIKRPLDVQRLTVDVPVAHHHESRSTSGGGRRERDSHEARGERGHRRSPSFDRPHHRQTPPVDDFFLKPYEPSPAAKEADEKPASAPQKPQSKQPLAALLGGFGMPRKTSSSS, translated from the coding sequence GGCCTTGCCCCCGACATCCTGAAGGCGATCCGGGAACAGGGCTACACGACGCCGACGCCGATTCAGGCGCAGGCGATTCCGGTCGTGCTCACCGGCCGCGACGTGATGGGCGCCGCGCAGACCGGCACCGGCAAGACCGCGAGCTTCTCGCTGCCGATCATCCAGCGGCTGCTGCCGTCCGCGAGCACGAGCGCGTCGCCGGCGCGCCATCCGGTGCGCGCGCTGATCCTCACGCCGACCCGCGAACTCGCCGACCAGGTCGCCGCGAACGTGCGCCTGTACGCGCAGCACACGCCGCTGCGCAGCACGGTGGTGTTCGGCGGCGTCGACATGAATCCGCAGTCGGCGGAACTGCGGCGCGGCGTCGAGATCCTGATCGCGACGCCGGGCCGCCTGCTCGACCACGTGCAGCAGAAGACCGCGAATCTCGGCCAGGTGCAGATGCTGGTGCTCGACGAGGCCGACCGGATGCTCGACATGGGCTTCCTGCCGGACCTGCAGCGGATCCTGAACCTGCTGCCGAAGGAGCGTCAGACGCTGCTGTTCTCCGCGACGTTCTCGCCGGAAATCAAGAAGCTCGCGTCGACCTACCTGCGCAATCCGCTGACGATCGAGGTCGCGCGCAGCAACTCGACCGCGACGAACGTCACCCAGGTCGTCTACGAAGTCGCGGAAGGCGACAAGACCGGCGCGGTCGTGCAACTGATCCGCGACCGCGGGCTCAAGCAGGTGATCGTGTTCTGCAACAGCAAGATCGGCGCGAGCCGGCTCGCGCGGCAACTGGAGAAGAGCGGCGTCGTCGCGACCGCGATCCACGGCGACCGCACCCAGGGCGAGCGGATGCAGGCGCTCGACGCGTTCAAGCGCGGCGAGATCGAGGCGCTCGTCGCGACCGACGTCGCCGCGCGCGGCCTCGACATCGTGGAACTGCCGGCTGTCATCAATTTCGATCTGCCGTTCAACGCCGAGGACTACGTGCACCGGATCGGCCGCACCGGCCGCGCGGGCGCGTCCGGCGACGCGCTGTCGCTGTGCAGCCCGAACGAGAAGAAGCAGCTCGCGGACATCGAAAAGCTGATCAAGCGGCCGCTCGACGTGCAGCGCCTGACCGTCGACGTGCCGGTCGCGCATCATCACGAAAGCCGCAGCACGAGCGGCGGCGGCCGTCGCGAGCGCGACAGCCACGAGGCGCGCGGCGAGCGCGGCCATCGGCGCTCGCCGTCGTTCGACCGGCCGCACCACCGGCAGACGCCGCCGGTCGACGACTTCTTCCTGAAGCCTTACGAGCCGTCGCCGGCCGCGAAAGAGGCGGACGAGAAACCGGCGTCCGCGCCGCAGAAGCCGCAGTCGAAGCAGCCGCTCGCCGCGCTGCTCGGCGGGTTCGGGATGCCGCGCAAGACGTCTTCGTCGTCCTGA